The following coding sequences lie in one Thermodesulfovibrionales bacterium genomic window:
- a CDS encoding cbb3-type cytochrome c oxidase subunit I → MKSEPPERLDNCKSYGGVMDDYRYDHETVKGFILSSIFWGVVGILIGLWISVQMWHPAANIPPYFTFGRLRAVHTNGLAFGFGVGAIFGTFYYITMRLCRRPLAFPKLARAHLYFFNAAIALAALSLLSGHTQSLEYAELEWLLDIAVVTLWVMFGINIFGTVLKRREEPVSYTHL, encoded by the coding sequence ATGAAATCAGAGCCTCCTGAGAGGCTTGATAACTGTAAATCATATGGGGGAGTTATGGATGATTACCGTTATGACCACGAGACGGTAAAGGGATTTATCCTTTCCTCAATTTTCTGGGGTGTTGTGGGAATATTGATTGGGCTCTGGATATCGGTCCAGATGTGGCATCCAGCAGCCAATATACCCCCTTACTTTACCTTTGGGAGATTGAGAGCTGTACACACAAATGGTCTTGCCTTCGGTTTTGGAGTGGGTGCTATTTTCGGAACCTTTTATTACATTACCATGAGGCTCTGCAGAAGACCGCTGGCCTTTCCAAAACTCGCGAGAGCTCATCTGTATTTTTTTAATGCCGCTATAGCTCTTGCTGCACTCAGCCTTCTTTCAGGACATACCCAGTCTCTTGAATATGCAGAACTTGAGTGGCTCCTTGATATTGCTGTAGTAACTCTCTGGGTAATGTTCGGGATTAATATTTTCGGGACAGTGCTTAAACGAAGAGAAGAACCTGTCTCTTATACACATCT